In the Aggregicoccus sp. 17bor-14 genome, GCCCCGCCTGTCTGGAGGCGCCGGCACGTGAGCGAAGGGCGCACATCCCCGCTGCCCTCTGCCCGTCGAGCGCTCCCCGCCCTGGGGATGCAGGCTCCGGGTGCAGTTCTCCTCCCCTGACACGTCCGGTCTGAAACTCCGCGCCTGCTCGCCGCACAGGTGGCCGGAAATGGCATCCCCCTGCGTGCTGTTGCCGCGCGCCACCCTCCTGCGTTCTAGCGCGGGGTGGAAAGAGGGGCGAAGACCGGTTACGGGGAGGCCCATGCACGGGCAGCGCAGGTCGCAGCAGCAGCAGAGGCGGGTGGTGAGCAGCGGGCGCGCGGCGCTCGCGCTGGCGATGCTCGTGTGCCTGGGAGCGGGCGGGGCGCAGGCGGCGCCGGTGGCTGCCGGGGCCACGGCCGAGGGCGCGAAGGATCGCGGCACCTACCGCGTCGCGGCGGAGCTGCTCACGGACGTGTCCCAGGTGCGCGCCGGGGACACCTTCCGCGTGGGCGTGCGCTTCCGGCTCTCCCCGGGCTGGCACATGTACTGGAAGAACCCGGGCGACAGCGGGCTCGCCACCGAGGTGGCCTGGGACACGCCGGGCACCACGGTGGACGCGCTGCAGTGGCCCTTCCCGTCCACCTTCCGCACCCCGGACGGCTTCATCACCACCTACGGCTATGCGGACGAGGTGCTCCTGTGGGCGAGCGCGCGCGCGAGCGAGCAGGCGCAGGGCGGCCTCACCTTGAGCGCCGCGGTGGACGCGCTGGTGTGCGAGGTGCAGTGTCTGCCCGCCCAGCTGCTGCTCACCCGCACGCTGCCGGTGGGCCCCGCGAGCGCGAAGGACGCGCAGGCCTCGGCCCTCTTCGACGCCGCGGCCCTCGGCGTGCCGCGGCCCGCCGCGCCCGCGGGCTTCAGTGTGCAGGTGGCGCTCGAGCAGAAGGAGCTCACCGCGGGCAAGCCCTTCAGCGGCACCGTGACGCTCGCCGGCCCCGCGCTGCCGCGCGCGGCGGACGCCTTCGCCAAGGACTTCTTCGTGCCCGAGCGCATCCCGGGCGTGGCGAAGCTCGCGCTCGCGCCCACCGGCACGCGCGGCACCTTCCGCCTCACCGGCGAGGCGGAGCCGGACGCGCCGAAGCAGGCCCCGCGGCTGCGCGGCGTGCTGCGCCTCGGCGATGCGCGCGCGCCCTCGCTCGAGCTGGATGCGCCGCTCGCGCCGGTGGCTGCGGCCGCTGCGGGTGAGGCCGCTGCCCAGGCGCCCGCGCCGGTGCGCGAGGTGCCCCTCAAGGTGCGCCCCGTGCTGCCCGCGGGCTCCGCGGGGGTCGCGCCGGGCGGCGCGCCCCTCTCGCTGCCGCTGGTGCTGCTCTTCGCCTTCCTCGGCGGCGCGCTGCTCAACCTGATGCCCTGCGTGTTCCCGGTGCTCGCGCTCAAGGCCTACGGCTTCAGCCGCATGGTGCAGGAGGAGCGGGGCCGCGTCGGGCTGCACGCGGGCGCGTACGCGGGCGGCATCCTCGCCGCGATGCTCGCGCTCGCGCTCGCGGTGCTCGGCGTGCGCGCCGCAGGGCGCAGCGTGGGCTGGGGCTTCCAGTTCCAGGAGCCGCTCTTCGTCGCGGCGGTGGCGGCGGTGCTCGTCGCCTTCGCGCTCAACCTCTTCGGCGTCTTCCACGTGGGCGGCGCGGGGGGCGGGCTCGCCGAGAAGGTGGACGCGAGCCACGGCCTCGCGCGCAGCGCGGGCGAGGGCGTGCTCGCGGTGGTGCTCGCCACCCCGTGCTCCGCGCCCCTGCTGGGCAGCGCGGTGGGCTTCGCGCTCGCGGCCGGGCCCTTCACGGTGCTCACGGTGTTCCTCACCCTGGGGCTGGGCCTCGCCTTGCCCTTCTGCGTGCTGGTGCTGGTGCCGGGGCTCGCGAAGCTGCTGCCGCGGCCGGGCGCGTGGATGGAGCGCGCGAAGCAGCTGCTGGGCTTCGCGCTGCTGGCCACCACGGTGTGGCTGCTGTGGGTGATGGGAGGCCTCGCGGGCGTGGACGGCATGGCGCGGCTCGCGGCCTTCCTCACCGCGGTGGGGCTCGCCGCGTGGCTGTACGGGCTCGCGCAAGGGGCGAGCGGCCGGCGCCGGCTCGCGGGGCTGCTCGCCAGCGCGCTCGTGGTGGTGAGCGTGGGCGCGCTCTCGCTGCGCTTCGCCGAGGGCGGCGAGCGGCGCGGCGCGGGCAGCGCGGAGGGCGTCGCCGGGCGCGCGGCCGCCTGGGACGAGGGCGCGGTGGCGAAGGCGCTCGAGAGCGGGCGCCCGGTGTTCGTGGACTTCACCGCCGACTGGTGCCTCACCTGCAAGTTCAACGAGCGCACCGTGCTGCAGCGCGAGGACGTGCAGGCCGCCTTCGCGCGCCACAAGGTCGCGCTCTTCGTGGCGGACTGGACGCGGCGCGACGCCACCATCGGCCAGAAGCTCGCGGCCCACGGGCGCGCCGGCGTGCCCATGTACCTGGTGCTCAGCCCCCGCGCCCCGCACGCCCCCGAGGTGCTGCCCGAGCTGCTCACCGCCGACACCGTGCTCGAGGCGCTCGCGCGCGCGGCCGGCCCCACCGCTCCCGGCGCCGGCTGCGCCGGACCCGAGAAGTGCTGACCCACACCCGCTGAAGGAGCCGTCATGAAGCTTCTCTCCGCAGTCGCCGTGGTCCTCTTCGCCGCTGCCCCCGCTCTTGCTGCGGAGGCCCCGGGTGAAGCCAAGGTGGGCGAGGCCGCCCCCGCCTTCACCCTCAAGGACGAGAGCGGCAAGGCGCACAGCCTCTCCGAGTACAAGGGCAAGGTGGTGGTGCTCGAGTGGACCAACCCCGAGTGCCCCTTCGTGCAGCGCCACTACGAAGCCAAGACGATGGTGAAGACGCAGGGCGCGCTGGACCCCTCGAAGGTGGTGTGGCTCGCGGTGGACTCCACCAGCACCCACTCCGCGAGCAGCGCGAAGGCGTGGAAGGCAGAGCAGGGCCTCAAGTACCCCGTGCTGCTGGACACCGAGGGCACCGTCGGCCACGCCTACGGCGCGAAGCACACGCCGCAGATGTACGTCATCGACGCGAAGGGCGTGCTGCGCTACGCGGGCGCCATCGACGACGACCCGCGCGGCCGCAACACCGCGAACGCCAAGAACTACGTGAAGACCGCGGTGGACGCGGTGCTCAGCGGCAAGCCCGTGCCCTCGAGCACCACCGAGGCCTACGGCTGCAGCGTGAAGTACAAGCAGAGCTAGCGCTTCCGCAGCAGCAGCACTCGCGCGGCCGGGCCGCTAGCCCAGCAGCTCGGCCGCGTGCGCCTCGAAGAGCGCGTTGGACTGCCGCAGCAGCTCCACCAGCCCGGTCGCCGCGTAGCGGATGGCGTCCGGCTCGTGCTGGTAGCTGAGCACCTGGCCGTAGTGGCCGCCGGGGGCCGGGTCCGCGTCGAAGAGCAGCAGCGCGTTGCCGTTGCCGAAGTCCGCGAAGGGCAGCCAGCGCGTGTGTTGATCGTAGCGCCGCGCGCGCGGGTCCCACGCCACGCCTCCGTTGTTGCGCGCCGCATCCACGTGCGTGCGCTGCCAGCCGTGCAGCGTGCACACCTCGTCCAGCGGGCAGAGCCGGAAGGGCTCGAGCTGGTCGGTGTGCACCGCGAACCAGGCCTCCTCGTACTCGCTGCCGTTGCTGAAGCGGTAGAGCGCGCGCAGGTCCTCGTCCATGCGGATGCCGGTGCGCCGCTCCGCCCGCGCGATGTCCAGGTCGCTCGCACCCGTGCGCCGCGTGAAGGGCGCGCCGTGTCGGCGCAGCAGCCGCTCGAGCCGCTCCAGCTCCGCCTGCAGCTCCGGGCGCATGCCGCTCATGGCGCCGGCTCCGCGAGCGCGTCATAGCCGCGCCCCTTCAGCTGCAGGAGGCAGAAGCCGTGGCCGAAGGGGTCCGCCAGGTTCGCCATCCTCCCCCACGCCTGCTCCTGCACCGCGCCCTCCTGCCGCGCGCCCGCGGCCCAGGCGCTGCCCAGCCGCCGGCCCACCCGCAGCCTGAACGCCGCCGTGTAGAAGGCGATGCCCCGCTCGAGCTCGTCCACGTCGATGCAGATGCGCAGCTCAGGCCCGGACCCCATACGCCCTGCATGCTCCCGGCAGCGGCCGCTCGCCGTCAATTCGACGTGGCGACCAGGCCCCGGCCCCACCGGGCGCAGGGGAGGGGAGCGCGCGCCGGCATTCCGCCCTGTGGGAGCGCGCCCTCCTGCGCCCGCGCAGCAGGCGGGCCTGCCTGCCGCGCCTTGCCGCACCCCGCCCGCGCCCCGAGCTTTTCCTGTCGGAACGCAGCCCCCAACCCCTTCAAAAGGCACTCCCCCATGACGAAGAAGAGCGACGCGACCGAGAAGCACGGCATGCACGGCCAGAAGGACATGAACAGCGGCGAGCTGAAGAAGGACGTGGAGCGCATGCACGCGGACATGGCCCACCGCGATGAGGGCGGGCGCGCCAGCGTCTCCGACGAGGAGAGCGGCGAGGCGGGCATCGGCCGCAAGGCGGTGGATGCCGCGGACGCCGGCGACGACGTCATCGACCGCAACACCCGCCGCGCCCCTCCGCTCAGCGACAACGGCAACCGCCGCGAGTAACACCGCACCGCCGCCGCCCGCCCCGGCGGGGTGAGCCCGCGCCCGAGCCCCGGGCGCCGGGGCTCTCCCGCGTAGGGAGAGGGCCTACAGGGTGGAAAAGTCCCATCGTACGGGATTTCCCTCATGGCCAACCGGGGCGTTCTGCGCCAAAACGGTCGCTGGAGTTTCCGGGCCTGGGGGGGAGCCCTGGTTTTACCTCAGCGTCCCGGTTTGGCCGGGTCCCACCCTCCCGCGTGCGCGCCGTACCCTATGCCCCGACTGTCGAGCCGTGACCTCTCGCTCCTGCACGCGCTGACGCAGCAGCTGAACACCTGGGTGGAGGGCGCGCCGCCGGTGCTCGAGGCGCTGCTGCCCGGCGTGCAGACGCTGCTGGGCGCCGACGCCGTGGTCGCCTACGGGGTGCGCGTCGAGGGCGAGCGGGTGCACCTGGACTTCCTGCACACCGTGGGGCTGCGGCCCGAGGCGCCCCGCCTCGTCGCCGAGTTCTTCGAGGGCGCACCGGTGCGCTTCGGCCACTTCGATGCGCTCGCCCCCGAGCCCTGGCAGCGCAACGTGCCGCGCACGCTCGCGGAGCTGCATGCCCACGGGCGCCCCACGCCGCCGCCCCTGCACGCGCTCTACACGCGCCTGGGCATCGCGGAGCTGGACCAGCTGCGCGTGCTGGTGTGCGAGGGCAGCGCGCTGCGCTGCTGGCTCGGCGCCCTGCGCGCCCGCCCCTTCGGCGCCCGCGAGCGCCAGCTGATGGGCCGCCTCGCCCCCGTGCTGCGCGACCGGCTGGTGCGCGAGCGCGCGCTGCGGCTCGAGCGGCTCAAGGCCAGCGCCTTCGAGGTGGCGCTCGAGGCGCTGCCCGCCGCGAGCTACCTCGTCACCGGCGCCGCCGAGGTCCTGCACGCCAACGCCGCGGGCGAGGCCGCACTCGCGCGCGACGGCGAGCAGGTGCGCGAGGCGCTGCGGCGCGCGCTCGCCCAGCCCTCCGCGCCGGACGCGGGCTTCCGGCTCACCCGCGTGAGCCTGCCCGAGCAGCCCGCGGCCTACATGGCCGTGCGCGAGGCCGCCGAGGCCCAGGTGCCCGCCCGCGTGGACCAGATGGCGCAGCGCTGGAAGCTCACCGCCCGCCAGCGCGAGGTGCTCGCGGGGCTCGCCCGCGGCCATACCAACCGCGCCCTCGCCCAGGCGCTCGGGTGCGCGGAGAAGACCGTGGAGGTGCACGTGTCCGCGGTGCTCGAGAAGAGCGGGGTGCCCAGCCGCGCCGCGCTCCTCGCGAGGCTGTGGAGTCCCTGAGCGGTCAGGGTGAGGGAGGAAGGTTCCCCCACCGTGCCCCTCAAGCCGCCTGCGCCTGTTGTGCCGCCGCGGCCCGCGCGAACACCAGCCGCCGCGTCCCCCCGCGCAGCAGCGCGAGCTGCACCTCCTCCCCCGCCGAGAGGCACAGGAGCCGCTGCACGTCGTCCACGCTGCCCACGGGATGTCCGTCCAGCGCGAGGAGCAAGTCCTCCGCCTGGACTCCCGCGCGCGCCGCCGCGCTTCCCTCGCCCACCTGCACCACGCGCACGGCGCGCGCCTGCCCCGCCTCGGCCGCGCGCGCGGGCGAGAGCGCCATCGCCACTGCGCTGATGCCCAGCAGGCGCCGCTCCACGCTGCCCTTCTGGATGAGCAGCGCCGCCACCCACGTGGCCGTGGTCGCGCTCACCGCGAAGCCGATGCCCTGCGCGTACGGGAGCACCAGCGTGCTCAAGCCCACCACCTGCCCGCGCGCGTTGAGCAGCGGCCCGCCGCTGTTGCCCGGGTTGATGGCGCAGTCCGTCTGCAGCAGCCCCTCCAGCACCACGCCCGGCGCCACCGGCAGCGTGCGCTCCACCGCGCTCACTACGCCCAGCGTCACCGACTGCTCGAGGTGGAAGGGATTGCCGATCGCCACCACCAGCTGCCCCACGCGCACGTCCTTCGCCTCCGCGAGCGGCAGCGTGGGCAGCCCCGCCGCCCCCTCCACCCGCACCACCGCGAGGTCCGTCAGCGCGTCCGTGCCCACCCGCTCCGCGCGCCGCGTCTCGCCCCCCGCGAGCACCACGCGCAGCCGCCGCGCGCCCCCCTTCACCACGTGCGCGTTGGTCAGCACGTAGCCGTCCGGCGTGAGCACCAGGCCGCTGCCGTGGCCGCGCGCGTGCTCCACGCCCACCACTGCGGGGCTCGCCTGCGCGACCAGCGCCTCGAGCTCGTCGCTGAAGCGCTGCAGCATCGTCGTGCTCACGGCCGCTGCCCCACCGAGAGCGCCACCTCGCGCGCCTCGCCCGCGCGCAGCACGCGCGCCTTCACGCCCGCACCGACGCGCTCCTCGCCGCCGAGGAAGCCGAGCAGGTCCGGCAGGTCCTGCAGCGGCTGCTCGTCCAGGCTCACGAGCACGTCACCCTGCACGAGCCCCGCGCGGTCCGCCGGGCCTCCGGGCTCCACCGAGTGCAGGATGAGTCCGCCCCCGCGACCCAGTTCCTTCGCGACCGAAGGCGGCAGCCGCACCGGGTACGCCCCCACGCCGAGGTAGCCGCGGCGCACGCCGCCGTGGCGCTGCAGTCCCTCCGCCACGCGCGCCAGCGTCTCCACCGGCAGCACCACGTTCGCGTGCCGCGCGAGCGCCGCGCTCGTCATGCCGAGCAGCCGCCCGCCGGTGTCCACCAGCGCCCCGCCGCTGAAGCCGGGCGGCCGGTCCGCATCCGTCTCCAGGTAGCGCTCGACTTTGCCTCCGGCGTGCGTGCGCCAGCCCTCGCCCTGCGCGCTCACGATCCCCAGCGTCGCGCGCACCGTGCGCCCGGGGCGGCCGAGCGCGAGCACCAGCTGGCCCACCTGTGCGTCAGGGGCGTGCGCGAGCGGCGTGAGGGGGGCGTCGACCTTGAGCAGCGCGAGGTCGAGCGCGGGGTCGCGCCCCACCAGCTTCGCCTCCAGCGTGCGGCCGTCGGAGAGCGTCACCTGCAGCGCCTCCTCTGCTTCCACGGCGTGGCTCGCGGTGAGCACGTGACCGTCCGTGCTCCACGCGATGCCGGTGGCGCCGTGGCGGCGACCTCCCTCGATGCGCAGCAGTGAAGGTGATGCAGCGGAGACGGCGGAGGCGAGGGACTCCGAGAGAGAGGTGAGATCGGGGGTCTTCGAGGTCATGGCGGGTGCGTCCTTTCTTGCCTCGAAGGCTAAGAAGGCCGCCCGCGCGCCACATCCGCTGGAAGGGGAGGGGAGCGACCTGCCCATTCGGGGAGGATTGGCTCCTGGAGGGCAGGGGAGGGAAGGTCGCGGAGCGCAGGTGCCGAGCGCTTGAGGGCGCCACCCTGCGAGGTGCTCCGGGGGCGCGCGGTGCTGGACGAAGTGCTCCGTCCAGATGAGTGACCACCCCTCCCGGGACGAGTGCTCCGCGCTGCTGTTCGGAAATGTCGGGGGTTCTCGTCCGCGGTCTCAACCGCTGAACGCACCATTCGGGATGCGTAACACAGCGTGCCCGACGCGGTGTCCGGTGAGGGAGTCGGGGCAGGCTCGGCAGCTAAAGGTCGAGCTTGGCCATCCGTCCACTGGAGAAGTACTCAACCTTGGAGCCAGGTAGCTCGTCCCTCACGACGCGAGCAATGGCGAGTCCCTCTGCATCCAACTCCGAAAGCTCGTCAACGCTGTCGTACTGCCTGAAGTGGGCCTGCTCGTACCGGCTGAGCCAATTGGAGATTCTTCTCTGCAGGAGCTCGGACAGCTTCAGGTCACTGGGGCTGATGTACCCACCCGCGAAGCTGTCTCGGATGCCGGTGCCCGACATCAGGCCGTCGATCGTCACGTAGTGCATGGCTCTTTCAGTGAAGCATCTGCGATCGAGATCCACTTTGCCTACCCGGATCTAGAGCGTCACCCACCCGAGCCGCGCCGCGCGCACGACCGCCTCGGTGCGTCGCTGCACGCCGAGCTTCGCTAGCACCGCGTTCACGTGGAACTTCGCCGTGTGCTCGCTGATGGCGAGCCGCTGCGCGATGTCCTTGTTGCTCGCGCCCTCTGCGAGCAACTGCAGTACTTCGCGCTCGCGCGGGGTGAGGGCCTCGGGAACCGTGCGGTGAGGAGTGCTGCTGCGCAGCGGCGCGAGTGAGGGCTCGAAGACGAGCAGCCCGTGAGCGAGCGCCGTGAGCCCCGCGAGCAGCTGCGCGGCGCTCGCATCCCGCGGGAGCAGGCCCCGCGCACCCGCCTCCAGCGCCCGCTCGGCCACCGCTTCGTCCGGCACCAGCGCGAGCACCGGGGCGCCGCCCACCTCCGGCGCTTCCAGCGGCCCCGCGGCGTGCAGCCCCGCGTCCCAGAGCAGCGCATCGGGCGCACTCTCGGCCAGCGCCGTCTCCAGCTCGCCCACCGAGCTCCCGGGCGTGACCCGCGGCGCGCCCGCGTCCGAGAGCGCCCGCGCGAGCGCCCCGCGCACCAGCGGGTCCTCCGCCAGCAGCGCGATGTGCAACTCGAGGGTGGCGTCGTCGTGCAGCCTCACGGTGTCTGCTGCACTAACGGCCGCCCGCTCCGCGCGCTCGCCCCCGCCCGGTTGCGCGTTAAATGCGCCCGCTGCTCCTGCTCCTGCTGCTGCTCGCCTCCACGGCCCGCGCCGCGGCCCCGCGCTACGGCGCGCTCGGCGACGAGCTGGTCTCCACGGTGCGCGCGAACTTCTACGACCCCGGGGCCGCAGAGAGCTGGGCGCGCGCCCACGCCGGCTACGCGCGCGAGGCGAAGGGCGCGGACGACTTCACCCGCCTCACCCGCGCCGCGCTCGCCGAGTTGCACACCTCGCACACGGCGTACTACCCGTCCGACAGCGTGGAGCACCCGCAGCTGCGCGCCATCTTCGGCGCCGCGCTCAAGGGCCCCTGGCGCAGCCCTCCGCGCGCGGTGAGCGTGGGCATCGACGTCGTCGAGCTCCCCGAGGGCCTCATCGTGCGCCACGTCTTCGCCGCGAGCCCCGCCCGGGCCGCGGGCCTGCTGCGCGGAGACCGCCTGCTCGAGGCGGACGGCCGCCCCTTCCACCCGGTGCGCTCCTTCGCGGGCAAGGCCGGCAAAGACGTGAAGCTCACGGTCGAGCGCGAGCGCGGCGCACCCCCGCTGCAGCTCACCGTGCGCCCGCGCTCCGTGGACCCCAAGGCCGAATGGTTGCAGGCGCAGGAGAAGGGCAGCGAGGTGGTGCAGGTCGCGGGCAAGCGCATCGCCTACCAGCCCCTCTTCTCCTGTGCGGGCACCGAGCACCAGGACCTCCTCGAGGCCACGCTGCAGGGCGCGTTCAAGGACGCGGACGCGCTGGTGCTCGACTTCCGCGACGGCTGGGGCGGCTGCAACCCGGACTTCGTGAACCTCTTCAACCCGCTCCTGCCCGTGCTGCGCTTCTCCGGCCGCGACGGGCGGGCCAACAGCTGGTCACCGGGCTGGAAGCGGCCCGTCGTCCTGCTGGTCAACGGCAACGCGCGCAGCGGCAAGGAGCTCGTCGCCTTCTCGCTGCAGCGCCACCACGCTGCGACCCTGGTGGGCGAGCGCACGGCCGGCGCGGTCATGGCGGGCCGCGCCTTCGCGCTGTCCGACGGGTCGCTGCTCTACCTCGCGGTACAGGACGGGCAGGTGGACGGGGTGCGGCTGGAGGGGCGGGGCGTGCCGGTGGACGTGGCCGTGGAGGCCGCGCTCCCGTGGGCGGCGGGGAAGGACCCCCAGCGCGAGCGCGCCCTCCATGTGGCCGCCGAGCAGGCAGGCGGGTCCTAGAGAGACGTGCGGGGCTGTCCCGCGGGGCAAGCGCAGTGTCGGATCGCGGGCCCGGTTTGGTGGGATGCAGGCCGATCCCCTAAGGTGCAGTGCGACGTGGCCGGGAAGCGGGGGGGACGCCATGCAGCCTCTGGAAGCGGACAAGACGGAGTTCAGCAAGTCGGTGGTCGTCGTCGACGACGACCCGGACGTGCGCTCCAGCGTGCAGGAGCTCCTCGAGCTGCAGGGCTACCCGGTGCTCACCGCGGGCAACGGCCACGAGGCCCTGAAGCTGCTCTCCCAGAAGGGGGCCCCGGGCCTCATCCTCCTGGACATGCGCATGCCGGTGATGGGCGGCCAGCAGCTGCTCGGCCTGCTGCAGCGCCACGAGGCCCTGCGCGAGATTCCCGTGGTGGTGGTCTCCGCCACCCAGGCCAGCCCCCCGGAGGGCACCCAGGCCTGCCTCCTGAAGCCCTTCCAGACCCACGAGCTGCTCACCGTGGTGCGCCAGCACTGCGGGACATGAAATCGCCGGGCGCGCCTGGCGTAGAGAGGGTCACCATGCGCCACTCCCTCCTCCGCACCGCCCTGCTGCCCCTCGCCCTGCTCACCGCCGCGCCCGCCCTCGCGAGCCCCTTCTCCTGGCTCGGCGGGACGAAGGGCAACGGCCAGCTCAAGACCGAGGAGCGCAAGCTGCCGGCCTTCCAGAAGGTCGACCTGCGCACCTCCGTGGACGTCGTCATCACCGAGGGCTCCACCCCGAGCACCCGCGTCACGGTGGACGGCAACCTGCAGCCCCTGCTCACCACCAAGGTGGAGGGCGACACGCTGGTCATCTCCACCGAGGGCAACGGCATCGACGAGAGCCGCGGCTCGAAGGTCGAGCTGGTGATGCCGGCGCTCGCGGCCGTGAACATCCACGGCTCCGGGGACGTGAAGGTGCAGCGCTCGAGCCCCGCCGATGCGCTGGAGCTCGGCGTCGAGGGCTCCGGAGACCTCACCTACCGCGGCTCGGCGAAGAGCCTCACCGTGCACATCAACGGCAGCGGGGACGTCACCCTCGAGGGCGGCAAGGCCGAGCGGCTCGAGGCGGGCATCCACGGCTCGGGCGACCTCAAGGCGCGCGGCCTCAGCGCCCGCGACGCGAGCGTGGCCATCCACGGCTCGGGCGACGCCGCCATCACGGCCGACGGCGGCACCCTTGCCTTCGAGATCCACGGCTCGGGCGACGTGACCTGGTACGGCGAGGGCAAGGTGGAGCGCACCTCCATCCACGGCAGCGGCGACGTCACCCACCGCCAGTAGGCTCCCCGCGCTTTTTCCGCCCCTGGGAAAAGCGCTTCCCACCCGGCCGCCCCACCCGCTTGCGAAGGCCCCCTTGCGGCCCTGTGCTCCGCTGCACAGGTGCGCGGGCGCGGCGGCTGGCATGTGGCTTGAAAGCCCTCTGCTCCGTCGGGGCAGGGGCCGGAGGGGGGGGACACGCGGTGGCGGCGGCAAGGACAGTCGTGGTGATGGAACCCTATGCGCCGCTGAGGCAGTCGCTCGTGCAGCTGCTGGAGGAGGACGGGTACCAGGTGCAGGCGGCGGCGAGCGCGGAGGCACTGCTCGCGCAGCTGCGGACCGGGCACCCCGCAGAGCTTCCCGCCCTGGTGCTGCTGGGCACGAAGTACCCGCTGCGCGAGGGGCGCGAGGTGCTCGCCCGCCTCGCCGAGCGCGGGCTCCTGCAGCACGTGCCCGTGGTGCTGCTCTCGCCGCGGCGCCAGTGGCCGGAGGGTGCGGCGGACCTGCTCGAGATGCCCTTCAGCCTCGAGCAGCTGCGCAGCGTGGTGGCGCGCCACGCCGGCTGGGCCCGCGCCGAGCCCGTGCCCGCCGTCTGAGCGCGGGTTAGGGTAGGGGATGGCCGAGGACGCGAGAGCCGAGGAGCCCCAGGTGCGCGCGCTCTACGCGGCCCTCGCCCCCCTCTACGACGCGCTCTACCCCACGCTGCACCGCTACGCGCCGCGCGCCGAGCGCTTCCTCGAGGAGCGCCTGCAGGAGGGGGGTCCCGCGCCGCGCGTGCTGGACCTGGGCTGTGGCAGCGGGCAGCTCACCCGCGCGCTTCCGCCGCAGGTGCAGGTGGTGGGGCTGGACCTCGCCGAGCCGATGCTCGCGCTCGCCCGCGAGGGCCGCCCCTCCGGCGTGTACCGGGTGCACAGCTTCCTCGAGCCCGTGCCCGCGGAGCTCGGCCCCTTCGATGCGGCGCTCGCGCTCGGCTGCCTCGACTTCTGCGCGGACCTGCCGCGCGCGCTCGCGCACCTGGGTGCGGCGCTGCGCCCCGGCGGCCGCGCCCTCTTCAGCGTGCTCGAGCGGCGCGCGGGGCTGCCCGGCCACGAGGCCCCCCACCTGCGCCTCCCCGCCGTGGAGCCCCCGGTGACGCTGCACCTCTGGCCCTTCCTCGCCTGCGCCGAAGCCCTGGAGGCGGCCCGGCTGCAGCCGCTCGCGTACGCGCACGCGCCCGCCTTCGAGCTGCACCCGGACGGCCCCCAAGGCCCCGCCCTCACCCTGCACTACGGGTTCTGGGAGGTCGCGCGGCGCGGGTAGGTGCGGGGCGCCGGGTGTCGGCGGACCCGGACAGGCGGGCAGGCTGCGCACCCGGGGCTTTGCTCCCGGGGCCCCTGCCGCGCAACGATGCGCGCCAGCTCCCCGCCCATGTCCTCGCGCACCCCCGTCCTGCTCCCCGGAGCGCTGCCCCCTTCCGCGCAGTCGTCGGGGCCTGCCGCTCCGGCGGAGACCTCGCTCCCGGCCCTCTTCGTCGCGGCCTTCGAGTCCTCGCCCGTCGGCATGTCCATCTGCTCGCTGGAGGGCGAGCTGCTGCGGGTGAACCCCGCGTACCGCGAGATGTTCGGGCTCTCGGAGGAGGAGGTGCGCGGCCAGCACTTCCGCACCCGCGTGCACCCGGAGGACCGCTACCAGGCGATGTGGGCGCACGCCGAGCTCGTCTCCGGCCGGCAGCGCGCGGTGAAGTACGAGCGGCGCAGCCTGCACCGCGATGGACGCGAGGTGTGGACCGAGGTCAGCGCCTCGCTCGTGCTCGGCCCCGCGGGAGAGCCGCTGCACGTGCTCTCCCACCTGATGGACGTGAGCGAGCGGCGCCAGCGCCAGCAGGCGCTGCTGGACGCCGAGGAGCGGCTGCGCATGCTCGGGCGCGCCACGAAGGACCTGGTCTGGGACTGGGACATCCCCAGCGGCGAGCTGCGCTGGAACGAGGCGATGCAGACGATGCTCGGCTACTCGCCGCACGAGGTGCAGCCCTCGCTCGCGTGGTGGGAGGCGCAGCTGCACCCGGACGACCTCGCGCGCGTGCTCGCGAGCCTCGACCGCGCGCTGCAGGGCGAGGGCCACGCGTGGGTGGACGAGTACCGCTTCCGCCGCGCGGACGGCAGCTACGCC is a window encoding:
- a CDS encoding S1C family serine protease; the encoded protein is MTSKTPDLTSLSESLASAVSAASPSLLRIEGGRRHGATGIAWSTDGHVLTASHAVEAEEALQVTLSDGRTLEAKLVGRDPALDLALLKVDAPLTPLAHAPDAQVGQLVLALGRPGRTVRATLGIVSAQGEGWRTHAGGKVERYLETDADRPPGFSGGALVDTGGRLLGMTSAALARHANVVLPVETLARVAEGLQRHGGVRRGYLGVGAYPVRLPPSVAKELGRGGGLILHSVEPGGPADRAGLVQGDVLVSLDEQPLQDLPDLLGFLGGEERVGAGVKARVLRAGEAREVALSVGQRP
- a CDS encoding LuxR C-terminal-related transcriptional regulator, which encodes MRLHDDATLELHIALLAEDPLVRGALARALSDAGAPRVTPGSSVGELETALAESAPDALLWDAGLHAAGPLEAPEVGGAPVLALVPDEAVAERALEAGARGLLPRDASAAQLLAGLTALAHGLLVFEPSLAPLRSSTPHRTVPEALTPREREVLQLLAEGASNKDIAQRLAISEHTAKFHVNAVLAKLGVQRRTEAVVRAARLGWVTL
- a CDS encoding S41 family peptidase — its product is MRPLLLLLLLLASTARAAAPRYGALGDELVSTVRANFYDPGAAESWARAHAGYAREAKGADDFTRLTRAALAELHTSHTAYYPSDSVEHPQLRAIFGAALKGPWRSPPRAVSVGIDVVELPEGLIVRHVFAASPARAAGLLRGDRLLEADGRPFHPVRSFAGKAGKDVKLTVERERGAPPLQLTVRPRSVDPKAEWLQAQEKGSEVVQVAGKRIAYQPLFSCAGTEHQDLLEATLQGAFKDADALVLDFRDGWGGCNPDFVNLFNPLLPVLRFSGRDGRANSWSPGWKRPVVLLVNGNARSGKELVAFSLQRHHAATLVGERTAGAVMAGRAFALSDGSLLYLAVQDGQVDGVRLEGRGVPVDVAVEAALPWAAGKDPQRERALHVAAEQAGGS
- a CDS encoding two-component system response regulator is translated as MQPLEADKTEFSKSVVVVDDDPDVRSSVQELLELQGYPVLTAGNGHEALKLLSQKGAPGLILLDMRMPVMGGQQLLGLLQRHEALREIPVVVVSATQASPPEGTQACLLKPFQTHELLTVVRQHCGT
- a CDS encoding head GIN domain-containing protein codes for the protein MRHSLLRTALLPLALLTAAPALASPFSWLGGTKGNGQLKTEERKLPAFQKVDLRTSVDVVITEGSTPSTRVTVDGNLQPLLTTKVEGDTLVISTEGNGIDESRGSKVELVMPALAAVNIHGSGDVKVQRSSPADALELGVEGSGDLTYRGSAKSLTVHINGSGDVTLEGGKAERLEAGIHGSGDLKARGLSARDASVAIHGSGDAAITADGGTLAFEIHGSGDVTWYGEGKVERTSIHGSGDVTHRQ
- a CDS encoding response regulator: MEPYAPLRQSLVQLLEEDGYQVQAAASAEALLAQLRTGHPAELPALVLLGTKYPLREGREVLARLAERGLLQHVPVVLLSPRRQWPEGAADLLEMPFSLEQLRSVVARHAGWARAEPVPAV
- a CDS encoding class I SAM-dependent methyltransferase, yielding MAEDARAEEPQVRALYAALAPLYDALYPTLHRYAPRAERFLEERLQEGGPAPRVLDLGCGSGQLTRALPPQVQVVGLDLAEPMLALAREGRPSGVYRVHSFLEPVPAELGPFDAALALGCLDFCADLPRALAHLGAALRPGGRALFSVLERRAGLPGHEAPHLRLPAVEPPVTLHLWPFLACAEALEAARLQPLAYAHAPAFELHPDGPQGPALTLHYGFWEVARRG